AAGAAAAAATATTTCTCTCTCGAAAAATATAATAATCTCATCGAGCGTTATGACGAATGTTCAAAAATGCTTCACGGTTTAGAAAACTCTCTCCACAAGTACAAACCTTAAACCTAAAACCTAACTTCTAACACCTAAAACCTATCCCCTTGAACGAACTTTTTCCCTCAACACTCTACATCGTCTCCACCCCCATTGGGAATCTTGAAGACATTACGCTTCGAGCATTGAAAATACTTGCGAATGTTGATGTCCTTTGTTGCGAAGATACACGAACAACACAAGTACTTCTCAACAAATACGAACTCAAACCGAAAAAACTTCTTTCCTATTTTGAACAGAACGAACAGAAACGAATTCCGGAAATTCTCCAACTCTTGAACGAAGGAAATTCTGTCGCGATTGTTACCGATGCTGGAACACCGTCAATTTCTGACCCGGGATTTCGATTGGTACGAGCGGCGATTGAATCAGGAATAAATGTTATACCAATTCCTGGAGTAAATGCGGCGATTACTGCTCTTTCTGCAAGCGGATTGCCGACAGATGCGTTTGTGTTTGAAGGATTTCTTCCCGTAAAAAAAGGAAGAAAAACACGATTGGAATTTTTGAAAGAAGAAACGCGAACAATGATTTTTTACGAATCTCCGTACCGAATTTTACGAACGCTCGAAGATTTGAAAGATGTCTTTGGAGAACGGGATGCCGTGATTGCCCGCGAACTCACAAAAAAGTTTGAAGAATTTATGCGGGGAAATTTTTCGCAACTTATCGCAGAACTTTCTTCTAAAAAAATTCTCGGTGAGTTTGTGCTGCTGGTGAAAGGAAAACCCGAATAAGATTATTTTGTAAAAAAAATCTTCGCTCGTGATGAACAAGGATTTAATTTCAATAATCAATCTAATTTACCTGAATCTCTGAGCCTAAGTTTACTGACTTTAACAAATCATCGGTTGCAAGTTCCGGCAACAAATCATCTTGAGAGACCGATTGTTTCTTTTGTTCAATAAATTTCATTTCATCTTTTTCATCATCGAACAAAATTTCTATCGTGCTTCCCTCGTCATATTTTTTGGCAAGAAGTTCCTCGGAAAGCGGATCTTCGATTACACGCTGAATCAATCGCTTCAATGGACGCGCGCCGTATTGCTCATCGAACCCATCTTTCACAAGATATGCAAGCGCGTGTTCCGAAAGTGAAATCGAAATGTTTAATCGCGTCATTCTCTTCACAAGTTCGCTTACTTGCAACTTGATTATTTCTGCAATACTTTCCCTCGTGAGATTGTGAAATACAATCGTATCGTCAATACGATTGAGGAATTCGGGATTGAATAATTTCTTCATAGCACTTTCAATCACCGATTTCATCGAAGTGTATTTATCCTTGGGTTCTTCACTGATGAATCCTAAACCTCCGCCGTGTTTAATTTCGCGCGTGCCAATGTTGGAAGTGAGGATAAGTATAGTATTTTTGAAATCTACTTTTCTTCCCAAACTATCTGTAAGAACACCGTCATCGAGAACTTGTAAAAGAATATTGAACACATCGGGATGCGCTTTTTCAATTTCATCGAACAGCACAATAGAATAGGGTTTTCGACGAACTTTTTCCGTAAGTAAACCACCTTCTTCGTAACCGACATATCCCGGAGGCGCGCCTACAAGACGTGAAACGGAAAATTTTTCCATATACTCGCTCATATCAATGCGAATCAATGCATCTTCCGAATCGAAGAGATATTTTGCCAATACTTTCGCAAGTTCCGTTTTTCCTACTCCAGTTGGTCCCAAGAATACAAACGAACCGATTGGACGTTTCGGATCTTTCAATCCCGCACGCGAACGACGAATTGCTCTGCTTAATTTATTTATCGCTTCTTCTTGACCGATGATTAGTTTTTTCAATTCATCCGACATCTTCAAGAGTTTTTCCGATTCGGATTGCTGCACTTTGTTCACGGGAATTCCCGTCATCATTGCAACAACATCGGAAACGTGGTCTTCGGTTACGGTAAAAACGGTTTCTTCTGCGCGCAATTCCCATTCGCGTTTTGCAATTTCCAAATCGCTGATATATTTCTTTTCCAAATCACGCAAGCGCGCGGCTTCTTCAAAATTCTGATTGCGCACCACTTGATTTTTTTGCGAACGAATTGCTTCCAAATGTTCTTCGAGTTCTACGATATCCCGCGGCACTTGAATATTTGCAAGATGAATACGCGCACCCGCTTCATCCATAACGTCTATTGCTTTATCGGGAAGATAACGGTCAGTAATGTACCGAGCGCTGAGGCGCACAGATTCTTCGATGGCTTTTTCCGTATAACGAACACCGTGATGCGCTTCGTATTTGTGTTTGACATTTTTTAAAATGTCTATCGTGTCATCTACGGTTGTTGGGTCCACCATAATTTTTTGAAATCGTCTATCAAGCGCGCCGTCTTTTTCGATATACTCGCGGTATTCATTCATTGTTGTAGCACCGATGCATTGTAAATCTCCACGTGCGAGCGCCGGCTTAAACATATTGCTTGCATCCAACGAACCCGATGCTCCTCCAGCACCAACGATCGTATGCAATTCATCAATAAATAAAATTACATCGCGGGATTTTTCAAGTTCGTTCATCACCGCTTTCATTCGTTCCTCAAATTGTCCGCGATACTTTGTTCCTGCAACAAGCGCCGCCAAATCAAGCGCTACGACACGTTTATTGTGCAGGACCCGCGATACTTTTTTCTCGATGATACGAAGCGCTAAACCTTCTGCGATTGCAGTTTTGCCAACTCCCGGTTCGCCAATCAACACAGGATTATTTTTCTTTCTTCTGCTCAATACTTGAGCAACGCGTTCAATTTCTTTTTCGCGTCCGATAATCGGGTCAAGTTTATCTTCACGAGCAAGTTTCGTTAAATCTCGTCCGAAAGCATCAAGAACCGGCGTTTTCGATTTTTCCTGTTTTTTTTCTTTTGAAGCAGGCGGCGAACTCGGTTTTCCTTGTAAAATATTATCAAGTTCAACACGAACCGTATCATAATGCACGTTGTACTGGTGAAGAATTTGTGCTGCAATGTTATCATCGTCGCGCAACAGTGAAAGAAGCAAATGTTCCGTTCCGATAACTTCTGATTTGTACAATTTGGCTTCGAGATACGTAATTTTTAAAACTTTTTCCGCTTGTTTCGTCAATGGAATATTACCGATGGTAAGAGTTCCTCCTCCCGTACGTACGGTATCTTCAATTGAACGTTTCAAGCGGTACAAATCCACACCGAGGTTGCGAAGTATTTTTACTGCAATTCCTTCGCCTTCTCGGACGATTCCAAGAAGAAGATGCTCTGTTCCGATATAATCGTGTCCAAGACGAAGGGCTTCTTCTCTGCTTAGTCGAATAACGTCTTGAACTCTGTTGGAAAAATTGCCTTCCATAGGCGTTGTTTCTTTCTGATTATTTTAAATTTGACGGGAAAATATAGACAAAAACACTTACTTTTTTAAAAGTAGGATAAGTATTATTTCGTTACTCTTCTTTTTTCTTCCCCTAACATCGTGTACACGTTTCTCATCGTTGTATCGTCGGGAACAAACGTAAGATAGATATTTGCAAACAACATCGCTTCATCTATTTTTTTGTTGCAAATGAGCATATTGATAAGTTGACCCATTGCCAAGGTGTTTTTCGGTTCAAGAGAAACTATTTTTGAAAAACAAGGTTCCGCATTTTTGCAGTCATTGAACATTTCATAATGAAGGATTTCCAAATT
The DNA window shown above is from Ignavibacteria bacterium and carries:
- the rsmI gene encoding 16S rRNA (cytidine(1402)-2'-O)-methyltransferase — translated: MNELFPSTLYIVSTPIGNLEDITLRALKILANVDVLCCEDTRTTQVLLNKYELKPKKLLSYFEQNEQKRIPEILQLLNEGNSVAIVTDAGTPSISDPGFRLVRAAIESGINVIPIPGVNAAITALSASGLPTDAFVFEGFLPVKKGRKTRLEFLKEETRTMIFYESPYRILRTLEDLKDVFGERDAVIARELTKKFEEFMRGNFSQLIAELSSKKILGEFVLLVKGKPE
- a CDS encoding ATP-dependent Clp protease ATP-binding subunit — encoded protein: MEGNFSNRVQDVIRLSREEALRLGHDYIGTEHLLLGIVREGEGIAVKILRNLGVDLYRLKRSIEDTVRTGGGTLTIGNIPLTKQAEKVLKITYLEAKLYKSEVIGTEHLLLSLLRDDDNIAAQILHQYNVHYDTVRVELDNILQGKPSSPPASKEKKQEKSKTPVLDAFGRDLTKLAREDKLDPIIGREKEIERVAQVLSRRKKNNPVLIGEPGVGKTAIAEGLALRIIEKKVSRVLHNKRVVALDLAALVAGTKYRGQFEERMKAVMNELEKSRDVILFIDELHTIVGAGGASGSLDASNMFKPALARGDLQCIGATTMNEYREYIEKDGALDRRFQKIMVDPTTVDDTIDILKNVKHKYEAHHGVRYTEKAIEESVRLSARYITDRYLPDKAIDVMDEAGARIHLANIQVPRDIVELEEHLEAIRSQKNQVVRNQNFEEAARLRDLEKKYISDLEIAKREWELRAEETVFTVTEDHVSDVVAMMTGIPVNKVQQSESEKLLKMSDELKKLIIGQEEAINKLSRAIRRSRAGLKDPKRPIGSFVFLGPTGVGKTELAKVLAKYLFDSEDALIRIDMSEYMEKFSVSRLVGAPPGYVGYEEGGLLTEKVRRKPYSIVLFDEIEKAHPDVFNILLQVLDDGVLTDSLGRKVDFKNTILILTSNIGTREIKHGGGLGFISEEPKDKYTSMKSVIESAMKKLFNPEFLNRIDDTIVFHNLTRESIAEIIKLQVSELVKRMTRLNISISLSEHALAYLVKDGFDEQYGARPLKRLIQRVIEDPLSEELLAKKYDEGSTIEILFDDEKDEMKFIEQKKQSVSQDDLLPELATDDLLKSVNLGSEIQVN